The Vicia villosa cultivar HV-30 ecotype Madison, WI linkage group LG1, Vvil1.0, whole genome shotgun sequence genome includes a region encoding these proteins:
- the LOC131639405 gene encoding caffeoyl-CoA O-methyltransferase-like isoform X3: protein MAGNNKLIDIYIHKTLLNSDALHNYILETNVFPREHPCLKELREMTENHHGNIMIVPADEGQLISMLIKLINAKKTMEIGVYTGYSLLSTVLALPSDGKVLALDISREYFELGLPMIKKAGVDHKIEFREGHAVGLLDEILQDENNKGTFDFIFVDADKDNYLNYHKKVIELVKIGGLIGYDNTLWSGSVAAPADAPMNDLIRSLRDYVIEFNKYIAKDSRVEICQLSVGDGITLCRRID from the exons ATGGCTGGCAATAACAAACTCATCGATATCTATATTCACAAGACTCTCCTTAACAGTGATGCACTTCATAAC TATATACTTGAAACCAATGTGTTTCCAAGAGAGCATCCATGTTTGAAGGAACTTCGTGAGATGACAGAAAACCACCATgg GAACATTATGATTGTACCTGCTGATGAAGGACAGCTTATAAGCATGCTAATTAAGCTCATCAATGCGAAGAAGACGATGGAGATTGGTGTTTACACTGGCTACTCTCTCCTCTCCACCGTGCTTGCTCTCCCCTCTGATGGAAAGGTATTGGCTTTAGACATCAGTCGCGAATACTTTGAGCTAGGATTGCCCATGATAAAAAAAGCTGGAGTGGATCACAAGATTGAATTTAGAGAAGGACATGCTGTTGGTCTCTTAGATGAAATTCTTCAAGAT GAAAATAATAAGGGgacatttgattttatttttgtggATGCTGATAAGGATAACTACTTAAACTATCACAAGAAGGTAATTGAACTTGTGAAAATTGGGGGATTAATCGGATATGATAACACTTTATGGAGTGGATCAGTGGCGGCTCCCGCAGATGCACCTATGAATGACCTCATTAGGAGCTTACGTGACTATGTGATTGAGTTCAATAAATATATAGCTAAAGATTCAAGGGTAGAGATTTGTCAGCTTTCTGTAGGAGATGGAATTACGCTGTGCCGCCGCATCGACTGA
- the LOC131644070 gene encoding uncharacterized protein LOC131644070 yields MGMGNMKERNNISKKMGVMEKEELESGVVSYSNSVGLSGGILTLWRNDKVEVLLSFKGGGYLGVKVLWKGNIYYVVNVYSSCFLIKKKELWVDLLNLKNGCTDGEWLIGGDFNAKKKRDERKGRSERELINGVDLFGKFIEDSGLVDVPCKGKRDISDHCSLWLVVDDTNWGPKPFKFNYEWFSFNSFIPFIEKEWKEMVVEGRGGFVLKEKLRRLKETLKWWNNTVFARLTWKWKIVRMTSIVGILS; encoded by the exons ATGGGGATGGGAAACATGAAGGAGCGGAACAACATTTCTAAGAAAATGGGGGTTATGGAGAAAGAGGAGTTAGAGAGTGGAGTA GTTTCGTATTCAAACTCGGTGGGTTTATCGGGAGGGATATTAACGTTGTGGAGGAATGATAAGGTGGAAGTTTTACTTAGTTTCAAAGGAGGGGGTTATTTAGGGGTTAAAGTCTTATGGAAAGGTAATATTTATTATGTGGTGAATGTGTATTCTTCTTGCTTCTTAATCAAGAAGAAAGAGTTATGGGTCGATTTGTTGAATTTGAAGAATGGATGTACGGATGGAGAATGGTTAATTGGTGGAGATTTCAATGCGAAAAAAAAGCGAGATGAAAGGAAAGGGCGGTCGGAAAGGGAGTTAATTAATGGTGTGGATCTTTTTGGTAAATTCATTGAAGATAGTGGGTTGGTAGATGTGCCTTGTAAAGGAAAAAGAGACATTTCGGATCATTGCTCGCTTTGGTTGGTGGTAGATGATActaattggggtcctaaaccatTTAAGTTTAATTATGAATGGTTTTCCTTTAATTCGTTCATTCCTTTTATTGAGAAGGAATGGAAGGAGATGGTGGTAGAAGGAAGAGGAGGTTTTGTTCTTAAGGAAAAACTTAGACGGCTTAAAGAGACGTTAAAGTGGTGGAATAATACAGTTTTTGCAAGATTGACTTGGAAGTGGAAGATAGTGAGAATGACATCAATTGTGGGGATTCTAAGTTAG